The Leucobacter rhizosphaerae genome includes a region encoding these proteins:
- a CDS encoding acetyl/propionyl/methylcrotonyl-CoA carboxylase subunit alpha has protein sequence MSRIRKVLIANRGEIAVRIIRAAADSGIASVAVYADQDRDAMHAQLADEAYGLGGTTSAETYLVIDKILAVARRSGADAVHPGYGFLAENADFARAVIAAGLTWIGPGPDAIERLGDKVSARHVAEAVNAPLAPGTSDPVQDASEVIAFADEFGLPVAIKAAFGGGGRGLKVAYERDEIAELFDSATREAISAFGRGECFVEKYLEKPRHVETQCLADQHGNVVVVSTRDCSLQRRHQKLVEEAPAPFLTEAQNAELYRASKEILREVGYVGAGTCEFLVARDGTVSFLEVNTRLQVEHPVSEEVTGIDLVREQFRIAEGGVIDYADPVAHGHSFEFRLNGEDPGNGFLPAPGPVTLFKAASGPGVRVDTGVASGDVVSGSFDSMLGKLIVTGATREQALERARRALDEFEVLGLPTVLPFHRKIVRDPAFTAPDGEFGVYTLWIENEFVNDLEPWEGELQALATDPKRQTVVVEVAGRRVEVTMPATLLPLVDQDVTRGPAPKRAKGAGISTTTGDSVAAPMQATVVKVAVDEGQSVTEGDLVVVLEAMKMEQSIYAHRDGVVQGVDAPVGQTVPNGHQLLAIVDPA, from the coding sequence ATGTCGCGTATTCGTAAAGTGCTCATCGCCAACCGCGGTGAGATCGCCGTCCGCATCATCCGAGCCGCCGCCGACAGCGGGATCGCCTCCGTCGCCGTCTACGCCGACCAGGATCGTGATGCGATGCACGCCCAGCTGGCGGACGAGGCGTACGGCCTCGGCGGCACGACGAGCGCCGAGACGTACCTCGTGATCGACAAGATCCTCGCCGTGGCCCGCCGATCCGGAGCCGACGCCGTGCACCCCGGATACGGCTTCCTCGCGGAGAACGCGGACTTCGCGCGCGCCGTCATCGCCGCGGGTCTGACCTGGATCGGCCCGGGCCCCGACGCGATCGAGCGGCTCGGCGACAAGGTCTCCGCTCGCCACGTCGCGGAGGCCGTGAACGCTCCCCTCGCCCCGGGCACCAGCGATCCGGTGCAGGACGCGTCCGAGGTCATCGCCTTCGCCGACGAGTTCGGACTGCCCGTCGCCATCAAGGCGGCGTTCGGCGGCGGCGGCCGCGGCCTGAAGGTCGCCTACGAGCGTGACGAGATCGCGGAGCTCTTCGATTCCGCCACCCGCGAAGCCATCTCGGCATTCGGTCGTGGCGAGTGCTTCGTCGAGAAGTACCTCGAGAAGCCGCGCCACGTCGAGACCCAGTGCCTCGCCGACCAGCACGGCAACGTCGTGGTCGTGTCGACGCGCGACTGCTCGCTGCAGCGCCGCCACCAGAAGCTCGTCGAGGAGGCGCCCGCGCCGTTCCTCACCGAGGCCCAGAACGCCGAGCTGTACCGGGCGTCGAAGGAGATCCTGCGCGAGGTCGGCTACGTCGGCGCCGGCACCTGCGAGTTCCTCGTCGCCCGCGACGGCACGGTCTCGTTCCTCGAGGTCAACACCCGTCTGCAGGTCGAGCACCCCGTCTCCGAGGAGGTGACCGGGATCGACCTCGTGCGCGAGCAGTTCCGCATCGCCGAGGGCGGCGTCATCGACTACGCCGATCCGGTGGCGCACGGGCACTCCTTCGAGTTCCGCCTCAACGGCGAGGATCCCGGGAACGGCTTCCTCCCCGCGCCCGGCCCCGTCACGCTGTTCAAGGCGGCCTCCGGCCCCGGCGTGCGCGTCGATACCGGTGTCGCTTCCGGCGACGTCGTGTCGGGATCCTTCGACTCGATGCTCGGCAAGCTGATCGTGACCGGTGCCACCCGCGAGCAGGCGCTCGAGCGCGCGCGCCGCGCCCTCGACGAGTTCGAGGTGCTCGGCCTGCCCACCGTGCTGCCGTTCCACCGGAAGATCGTGCGCGATCCCGCGTTCACCGCGCCCGACGGGGAATTCGGCGTGTACACGCTGTGGATCGAGAACGAGTTCGTGAACGACCTCGAGCCCTGGGAGGGCGAGCTGCAGGCGCTCGCGACCGATCCGAAGCGCCAGACGGTGGTCGTCGAGGTCGCGGGGCGTCGCGTCGAGGTCACCATGCCCGCCACGCTGCTGCCGCTCGTGGATCAGGACGTCACACGCGGACCGGCGCCGAAGCGCGCGAAGGGGGCCGGGATCTCCACGACAACCGGCGACTCGGTCGCGGCTCCGATGCAGGCGACCGTCGTGAAGGTCGCGGTCGACGAGGGCCAGTCGGTCACCGAGGGCGACCTGGTCGTGGTGCTCGAGGCGATGAAGATGGAGCAGTCGATCTACGCGCACCGCGACGGTGTCGTGCAGGGCGTGGACGCTCCGGTCGGGCAGACGGTGCCGAACGGGCATCAGCTGCTCGCGATCGTCGATCCGGCCTAG
- a CDS encoding LLM class flavin-dependent oxidoreductase — protein sequence MTATPLSILDLATVEADGSIADAFRHSVDIAQLAERSGYTRVLYAEHHNMPSIASSATSVLIAHIAAHTESIGLGAGGVMLPNHSPLVIAEQFGMLAELHPGRIGLGLGRAPGTDGATFRALRRTYEAAESFPNDVLELQRYLSDDQPRTAVNAYPGRGTKVPLTILGSSLFGASLAAQLGLPYSFASHFAPQSLTAAVQHYRANYVPSAAHPEPYVSAGVNVVAAETDEAAEALFARTEVDRIRRFLSRGREQELTTDEASQLFDTPAATEIRGMLKYTAIGGRDRVRSELEAFAAFADADELVTVHAAPTRAEQLASVQIAAPEAS from the coding sequence ATGACCGCAACCCCGCTCTCGATCCTCGATCTCGCCACAGTCGAAGCGGACGGCAGCATCGCCGACGCGTTCCGCCACTCCGTCGACATCGCGCAGCTCGCCGAACGCAGCGGGTACACGCGGGTGCTCTATGCCGAGCATCACAACATGCCCTCGATCGCCTCGAGCGCCACCTCGGTGCTCATCGCGCACATCGCCGCGCACACCGAGTCGATCGGCCTCGGCGCCGGCGGCGTGATGCTGCCGAACCACTCACCGCTCGTGATCGCCGAGCAGTTCGGCATGCTCGCCGAGCTGCACCCGGGCCGGATCGGCCTCGGTCTCGGCCGCGCCCCCGGCACCGATGGCGCCACCTTCCGCGCCCTGCGACGCACGTACGAGGCCGCCGAGAGCTTCCCGAACGACGTGCTCGAACTCCAGCGCTACCTCTCCGACGACCAGCCCCGCACCGCGGTGAATGCCTACCCGGGGCGCGGCACGAAGGTTCCGCTCACGATCCTCGGTTCGAGTCTCTTCGGCGCGAGCCTCGCAGCGCAGCTCGGCCTCCCCTACTCCTTCGCGTCGCACTTCGCCCCGCAGTCGCTCACCGCCGCGGTGCAGCACTACCGCGCGAACTACGTGCCGAGCGCGGCCCACCCCGAGCCGTACGTGAGCGCCGGCGTCAACGTCGTCGCGGCCGAGACGGACGAGGCCGCGGAGGCGCTGTTCGCGCGCACCGAGGTGGATCGGATCCGCCGGTTCCTCTCCCGCGGTCGCGAGCAGGAGCTCACGACCGACGAGGCCTCCCAGCTCTTCGACACCCCCGCGGCGACCGAGATCCGGGGCATGCTGAAGTACACCGCGATCGGCGGTCGGGATCGGGTGCGGAGCGAGCTCGAGGCCTTCGCAGCTTTCGCGGACGCCGACGAACTCGTCACGGTGCACGCCGCACCGACGCGGGCGGAGCAGCTCGCGTCGGTGCAGATCGCGGCGCCCGAAGCGTCCTAG
- a CDS encoding SDR family NAD(P)-dependent oxidoreductase yields the protein MTTLTAHSSIGDWLDHPEGGAAISGLLAQTGADAASLDPVRALPLQQLVALSQGTMPQSVIDDLVRSVNGGEIPEETAPTGWQERVSTGRFDGRTVIVTGAASGIGRATASRIVREGGRVVAVDVSAEKLDELAGSFPEGAVVAVRADVTDQGDIDRVVAAAGDRIDGLANVAGINDDFSPIHETSDAIWDRVIGINLTGVFKLTRAVVPLMLAAGQGSVVNVSSEAGLRGSASGNAYTVSKHGVIGLTKSAAFMYATQGLRINAIAPGGVATGIPFPPNVSEAGSARLQPFQSSIPSLATPEQLAASITFLLSDDGVNINGAILPSDGGWSVQ from the coding sequence ATGACCACGCTTACGGCTCACTCTTCGATCGGCGACTGGCTCGATCATCCCGAGGGCGGTGCCGCGATCAGCGGCCTGCTCGCGCAGACGGGCGCCGATGCCGCGTCACTCGATCCGGTGCGAGCGCTCCCGCTGCAGCAGCTCGTGGCGCTGAGCCAGGGCACGATGCCGCAGTCGGTCATCGACGATCTCGTCCGCTCCGTCAACGGCGGGGAGATCCCGGAGGAGACGGCCCCCACCGGGTGGCAGGAGCGCGTCAGCACGGGGCGGTTCGACGGGCGCACGGTCATCGTCACCGGTGCCGCGAGCGGGATCGGGCGTGCGACGGCGTCGCGGATCGTCCGCGAGGGCGGCCGCGTCGTCGCCGTCGACGTCTCGGCCGAGAAGCTGGACGAGCTCGCCGGATCGTTCCCGGAGGGCGCCGTGGTCGCGGTGCGCGCCGACGTCACCGATCAGGGCGACATCGACCGGGTGGTCGCGGCTGCCGGGGATCGCATCGACGGGCTCGCGAATGTCGCCGGCATCAACGATGACTTCTCGCCGATCCACGAGACGAGCGACGCGATCTGGGACCGGGTCATCGGGATCAACCTGACGGGGGTGTTCAAGCTCACCCGCGCGGTCGTGCCGCTGATGCTCGCGGCCGGGCAGGGGTCCGTGGTGAACGTGTCGTCGGAGGCCGGTCTCCGCGGCAGCGCGTCGGGCAATGCCTACACGGTGTCGAAGCACGGGGTGATCGGGCTGACGAAGAGCGCCGCGTTCATGTACGCCACGCAGGGGCTCCGCATCAACGCGATCGCGCCGGGCGGCGTCGCGACCGGGATCCCCTTCCCCCCGAACGTCTCTGAGGCGGGCAGCGCGCGGCTGCAGCCGTTCCAGTCCTCGATCCCGTCGCTCGCGACGCCGGAGCAGCTCGCGGCGTCGATCACCTTCCTGCTCAGCGATGACGGCGTGAACATCAACGGCGCCATCCTGCCGTCGGACGGCGGCTGGTCGGTGCAGTAG
- a CDS encoding TetR/AcrR family transcriptional regulator, with translation MDPRAARTRASLQRAILDLAAERPIGEIPATEIVARAGVNRSSLYQHFEDREELLASALESIEVAHTRIDHPVTLSGGAEPPPELQRFVAHFAEYAAVYRTALGPHGSARVATRVRARITAVVHEGIMLSAPGSGGALPIEVEAAGTAGALLGIIEEWIRRDPMPSTDTATAWLWGYLRAARSPSH, from the coding sequence ATGGATCCCCGAGCCGCCCGCACCCGCGCGTCACTGCAGCGGGCGATCCTGGACCTCGCCGCCGAGCGGCCGATCGGCGAGATCCCGGCCACCGAGATCGTCGCGCGGGCCGGGGTGAACCGCAGCAGCCTCTATCAGCACTTCGAGGATCGCGAAGAACTCCTCGCGAGCGCGCTCGAATCCATCGAGGTCGCCCACACCCGCATCGACCACCCCGTCACGCTCTCCGGAGGGGCGGAGCCGCCACCCGAGCTGCAGCGCTTCGTCGCGCACTTCGCGGAGTACGCCGCGGTGTACCGGACCGCACTCGGCCCGCACGGGTCCGCACGGGTCGCGACGCGCGTCCGCGCCCGCATCACCGCCGTCGTGCACGAGGGCATCATGCTCTCCGCGCCGGGGTCCGGGGGCGCGCTGCCGATCGAGGTCGAGGCCGCCGGCACCGCGGGGGCGCTGCTCGGGATCATCGAGGAGTGGATCCGCCGCGACCCCATGCCGAGCACCGACACGGCGACGGCCTGGCTCTGGGGCTATTTGCGCGCTGCGAGATCGCCGAGCCACTGA
- a CDS encoding YciI family protein has protein sequence MAKYMLIMRNSGSVESFEDMDFEAVINAMGAYNEAMTNAGILIGGDGLTDATKGAVVEFTADAPIVTDGPYGEVHELFNGFWTIQVATQEEAVEWASRAPLGPGNKIEVRRITDETDFADYADNDYIKNEPELRRRGEELREQSAGTESS, from the coding sequence ATGGCAAAGTACATGCTGATCATGCGCAACAGCGGATCCGTCGAGAGCTTCGAAGACATGGACTTCGAGGCCGTGATCAACGCGATGGGCGCCTACAACGAGGCCATGACCAACGCGGGGATCCTGATCGGGGGCGACGGTCTTACCGACGCCACGAAGGGCGCCGTGGTTGAGTTCACCGCCGACGCCCCGATCGTCACCGACGGTCCCTACGGTGAGGTCCACGAGCTCTTCAACGGCTTCTGGACGATCCAGGTCGCCACGCAGGAGGAAGCCGTTGAGTGGGCGTCGCGGGCGCCGCTCGGGCCGGGCAACAAAATCGAGGTGCGCCGGATCACCGACGAGACCGACTTCGCCGACTACGCCGACAACGATTACATCAAAAACGAGCCGGAACTCCGCCGCCGGGGCGAGGAGCTCCGCGAGCAGTCGGCCGGCACCGAGTCCTCCTGA
- a CDS encoding GNAT family N-acetyltransferase: MTERSTPAPAPLGRDPRPATSADADAMAEVLADAFFDDPVWGPAFPDVARRREQARAYWRFVVAEALRFPDSLVAEDSDARIGAVAVWFPPGAAEIREESAERYDALVRDLLGEDAAAALAEGSGRFAEARPDVPHAYLTLLAVAPTVRGRGAGMALLASALRHFDAAGIPTYLESSNPANDLRYEALGYRPHGLVRLAGGQVVQTYWRDPA, from the coding sequence GTGACCGAACGATCCACCCCTGCCCCTGCACCACTCGGTCGGGATCCGCGCCCCGCGACCTCGGCCGACGCCGACGCGATGGCCGAGGTGCTCGCGGACGCCTTCTTCGACGATCCGGTGTGGGGACCCGCGTTCCCCGACGTCGCGCGTCGTCGCGAGCAGGCGCGCGCGTACTGGCGCTTCGTCGTCGCCGAGGCCTTGCGGTTCCCGGACTCGCTGGTCGCCGAGGACTCCGACGCGCGGATCGGCGCGGTCGCGGTATGGTTTCCGCCCGGCGCCGCGGAGATCCGCGAGGAGTCGGCGGAGAGGTATGACGCACTCGTGCGCGATCTGCTCGGTGAGGACGCCGCCGCCGCGCTCGCCGAGGGCAGCGGTCGATTCGCCGAGGCCCGACCCGACGTCCCCCACGCATACCTCACGCTGCTCGCGGTCGCCCCGACCGTTCGCGGGCGCGGGGCCGGCATGGCCCTCCTCGCCTCCGCACTCCGTCACTTCGACGCCGCGGGGATCCCGACCTACCTCGAGTCATCGAATCCCGCGAACGATCTCCGGTACGAAGCGCTCGGATATCGGCCGCACGGGCTCGTGCGGCTTGCGGGAGGCCAGGTCGTGCAGACCTACTGGCGGGATCCTGCCTGA
- a CDS encoding Ig-like domain-containing protein, whose translation MIASTGAVALAVMGSVFGTASIAQAASPVTVVTYAYDGNVAQIFEVPSGVETLDYVVVGAAGGKGGGLNGGAGGLAHEVTGSIDVTAGQTLDIYVAEPGGVGLNEDDTENGTPTIGLPGDGGWGYTSGGDGGFGSLLSRPGGGGGGSSAIVVQGDTSPVALGAGGGGGGGRGIFGFCFGGTGGAGDVNGAPGVAAPDCLIPGVGGLVDQGLDGNGTDGGDVILFGGGGGGGGAGALGQGGGGGFAGAHPGVPVNLGAGGGGGAGGGSILTDLEGSIGTADPETEPMVQISYVQSYDTALSASTVGSPVFGEDATVEVTVTNTTDPTVTVASGTVTVTADGTGFSGDVVNGVATVVLSDLPPGDTALALAYTPVVDAPFEASTGTGSITVDRAPTTVGLLVDGEPEFGDTRLTAAVQPVGPVIGLATGTVELWSGSALIATATLQDGIATFALDDDLVPGDYELTATYSGDTFFAPSASDEVPVDIAKGQTSVSVATAPNPNASNVAIAPVVTLSGSSSLLSPAGTLSLRVDGTVVETIEVSARNAPSVSVAFGAVTLDPGSHTIDAVYAGNELFLPSTSAPVTQTTAAVAPKPTPLPTTGGDLGAGLLAAGVLLAGGLSLVAARWSQRLVRSGR comes from the coding sequence GTGATCGCATCCACGGGTGCGGTGGCGCTCGCGGTGATGGGGAGCGTCTTCGGCACGGCGTCGATCGCGCAGGCCGCATCCCCCGTCACCGTGGTGACCTACGCGTACGACGGCAACGTCGCCCAGATCTTCGAGGTGCCGTCGGGGGTGGAGACCCTCGACTACGTCGTCGTCGGCGCCGCCGGCGGCAAGGGCGGTGGCCTGAACGGCGGTGCGGGTGGCCTCGCACATGAGGTCACCGGATCCATCGACGTCACCGCCGGGCAGACGCTCGACATCTACGTCGCCGAACCGGGCGGCGTGGGCCTGAACGAGGACGACACCGAGAACGGCACCCCGACCATCGGGTTGCCCGGTGACGGCGGCTGGGGGTACACCTCCGGCGGCGACGGCGGCTTCGGCTCGCTGCTCTCGCGGCCCGGCGGTGGCGGTGGCGGATCCTCCGCCATCGTCGTCCAGGGCGACACCTCACCGGTGGCCCTCGGCGCGGGCGGTGGCGGCGGCGGCGGTCGCGGCATCTTCGGCTTCTGCTTCGGCGGCACTGGCGGCGCGGGTGACGTCAACGGTGCACCCGGCGTCGCGGCACCCGACTGCTTGATCCCCGGCGTGGGCGGGCTGGTCGACCAGGGGCTCGACGGCAACGGCACCGACGGCGGCGACGTCATTCTCTTCGGCGGCGGCGGTGGCGGCGGTGGCGCCGGAGCACTCGGCCAGGGCGGTGGCGGCGGATTCGCCGGCGCGCACCCCGGCGTCCCGGTGAACCTGGGCGCGGGTGGTGGCGGCGGTGCCGGCGGCGGATCGATCCTCACGGACCTCGAGGGATCGATCGGCACGGCGGATCCTGAAACCGAACCGATGGTGCAGATCAGCTACGTGCAGTCCTATGACACCGCGCTGAGCGCCAGCACGGTCGGGTCGCCGGTCTTCGGTGAAGACGCGACGGTCGAGGTCACGGTGACGAACACCACCGATCCGACCGTCACGGTCGCAAGTGGCACGGTGACGGTCACCGCCGACGGCACCGGTTTCTCGGGCGACGTCGTCAACGGTGTGGCGACGGTGGTGCTCTCCGACCTGCCGCCGGGCGACACCGCGCTGGCGCTGGCCTACACCCCTGTGGTCGACGCCCCGTTCGAGGCGTCGACGGGCACAGGATCGATCACGGTCGACCGCGCCCCGACGACGGTCGGGTTGCTGGTCGACGGGGAGCCCGAGTTCGGGGACACCCGACTCACCGCGGCGGTGCAGCCGGTCGGCCCGGTGATCGGGCTCGCCACCGGAACGGTCGAACTGTGGTCGGGGAGCGCGCTGATCGCGACCGCGACGCTCCAGGACGGGATCGCGACGTTCGCCCTCGATGACGACCTCGTTCCCGGCGACTACGAGCTCACCGCCACCTACAGCGGTGACACCTTCTTCGCTCCGTCCGCGTCGGACGAGGTGCCGGTCGACATCGCGAAGGGGCAGACGTCCGTCTCCGTCGCGACCGCACCGAACCCGAACGCGTCGAACGTCGCGATCGCACCGGTGGTCACCCTCAGCGGCAGCAGCAGCCTGCTGAGCCCGGCCGGCACGCTGTCGCTGCGGGTCGACGGAACGGTCGTCGAGACGATCGAGGTGTCCGCTCGGAATGCGCCGTCCGTGTCGGTCGCGTTCGGTGCGGTGACGCTGGATCCCGGCTCGCACACCATCGACGCGGTCTACGCGGGCAACGAGCTGTTCCTCCCGTCGACGAGCGCGCCGGTCACGCAGACGACCGCAGCGGTGGCTCCGAAGCCGACGCCGCTGCCGACCACGGGTGGGGACCTCGGTGCCGGGCTCCTCGCAGCGGGGGTGCTGCTGGCCGGCGGACTGAGCCTCGTGGCGGCGCGGTGGTCGCAGCGCCTCGTGCGGTCGGGTCGCTAG
- a CDS encoding AAA family ATPase produces MQIVISGTHSSGKSTLVSDVTMRHPGFEVLPDPFELIDEAWDRPSVGMFLAQLTLAASRLAPDSARLPTADRIAERGPLDFLAYLLALEDLAGVDLAADFLKRARHLAADAMRHVDLLVVLPLTHDDALAPGAEEDLELRAAMNEVLLELVEDPELCGPGTTVVEILGDPAARCAELERLVAGWRAKRVGRT; encoded by the coding sequence GTGCAGATCGTGATCTCAGGGACCCACTCGAGCGGCAAGAGCACGCTGGTCTCTGACGTCACGATGCGGCACCCAGGGTTCGAGGTGCTGCCGGACCCGTTCGAGCTCATCGACGAGGCCTGGGATCGGCCGAGCGTCGGCATGTTCCTCGCGCAGCTTACACTCGCGGCATCTCGACTCGCGCCGGATTCCGCGAGACTTCCCACCGCCGACCGGATCGCGGAGCGCGGGCCGCTCGACTTCCTGGCGTACCTGCTCGCGCTCGAGGACCTGGCGGGGGTCGACCTCGCCGCAGACTTCCTCAAGCGCGCCCGGCACCTGGCCGCAGATGCCATGCGTCACGTCGATCTGCTGGTCGTGCTGCCGCTCACGCACGACGACGCGCTCGCGCCGGGCGCCGAGGAGGACCTCGAGCTGCGAGCCGCTATGAACGAGGTGCTGCTCGAGCTGGTCGAGGATCCGGAGCTCTGCGGCCCGGGCACGACGGTCGTCGAGATCTTGGGCGACCCGGCAGCGCGGTGCGCGGAGCTGGAGCGGCTCGTCGCCGGGTGGCGGGCGAAGCGGGTGGGGCGGACCTGA
- a CDS encoding FAD-dependent oxidoreductase produces the protein MVDLVVIGAGPAGMAGALAAAECGLEVVVVDEQAAAGGQIFRRTPESFGGSRATRPYRWAPDLIARFDAHPNIRVLYRSTAFGIMRDREGSAVRLNVGVSAATGGELIPAKRILIATGSYDLPVAFPGWTKPGVMTVGAAQTLLKSQKVLAGRRVILAGSHPLLLIAADQLLQAGAEITEIAFARGLPRASEMGAALSAAPGHFEIFAEAGRAAARVVSRGVKVTTRTIVTAATGGAAVTGARLTQVDPAWHRVGPEREVSGDLLLLGYGFSPATDLARQAGCEMRWNSRLGGWTVVTDERFASTAADIFVAGEPTGVAGAEQSRAEGRIAGLHIAESLGSSASDHPRLLRRAHRALSSSGRFSAVVQAMFEPNREALGHLSDPEGTTVCRCELVDSGSLDTALRANPFISTANAAKLECRSGMGPCQGRYCEGTVATRVAAARGIAVADAGYFTAHVPVKPVPLSTYRMLGSTSD, from the coding sequence ATGGTCGACCTGGTGGTGATCGGAGCCGGCCCCGCCGGCATGGCCGGTGCGCTCGCGGCCGCGGAGTGCGGCCTCGAGGTTGTCGTGGTCGACGAGCAAGCCGCGGCGGGCGGCCAGATCTTCCGGCGCACTCCCGAGAGCTTCGGCGGGTCGCGCGCCACTCGCCCCTATCGTTGGGCACCCGATCTCATTGCGCGCTTCGATGCACATCCGAATATCCGAGTCCTCTACCGCAGTACAGCCTTCGGCATCATGCGCGATCGCGAGGGAAGCGCGGTACGGCTCAACGTGGGCGTCAGTGCGGCGACCGGTGGAGAGCTCATCCCCGCGAAACGCATCTTGATCGCGACTGGGTCGTACGACCTGCCCGTGGCGTTCCCGGGATGGACGAAACCCGGAGTGATGACGGTGGGCGCTGCGCAGACACTGTTGAAGAGTCAGAAGGTGCTCGCCGGACGGCGGGTGATTCTCGCAGGATCCCATCCGCTGCTGTTGATCGCGGCGGATCAGTTGCTGCAAGCAGGGGCTGAGATCACTGAGATTGCGTTCGCGCGCGGGTTGCCTCGTGCGAGTGAAATGGGTGCCGCGCTTTCCGCCGCACCCGGGCACTTCGAGATCTTCGCCGAGGCGGGCCGCGCCGCAGCGCGCGTCGTGTCGCGGGGTGTGAAGGTGACGACCCGCACCATTGTGACGGCCGCCACAGGTGGGGCGGCAGTGACCGGCGCGCGGCTGACTCAGGTCGATCCCGCGTGGCATCGGGTGGGCCCCGAGCGCGAGGTATCCGGCGACCTGCTGCTGCTGGGATACGGATTCTCTCCGGCGACTGATCTTGCTCGCCAGGCCGGCTGTGAGATGCGCTGGAACTCCCGCCTGGGAGGGTGGACTGTCGTCACTGACGAACGGTTCGCGTCGACCGCAGCTGACATCTTCGTGGCAGGTGAACCGACCGGGGTGGCGGGGGCTGAACAATCACGTGCCGAGGGTCGAATCGCCGGGTTGCACATCGCGGAATCTCTCGGCAGCTCAGCCAGCGATCACCCCCGGTTGCTTCGTCGTGCACACCGGGCGCTGAGTTCGAGCGGCCGATTCTCCGCTGTAGTGCAGGCCATGTTCGAGCCGAACCGAGAGGCCCTAGGGCATCTGTCCGATCCCGAAGGCACCACCGTGTGCCGCTGCGAACTGGTCGATTCCGGCAGCCTCGATACGGCGCTGCGGGCCAACCCGTTTATCTCAACGGCAAATGCGGCCAAGCTCGAGTGTCGAAGTGGAATGGGCCCCTGTCAGGGTCGGTACTGCGAGGGCACGGTCGCGACTCGCGTCGCCGCCGCACGAGGGATCGCGGTGGCGGACGCCGGATACTTCACGGCTCATGTGCCGGTCAAACCGGTGCCCCTCAGCACCTATCGCATGCTCGGATCGACGTCGGACTGA
- a CDS encoding (2Fe-2S)-binding protein, translating to MSASRIPAQRGPTVEFEFDGDPVVAHEGETVAAALLAANVAAFGIARNGEPRLPLCNMGTCFDCVVTVDGEPLVRSCLRDVCDGMRVTRNEAS from the coding sequence ATGAGCGCATCGCGGATCCCGGCTCAGCGGGGACCGACCGTCGAGTTCGAATTCGACGGCGATCCGGTCGTCGCCCACGAGGGAGAAACCGTCGCCGCGGCGCTGCTGGCAGCGAACGTCGCGGCATTCGGCATAGCCCGGAACGGGGAGCCACGACTACCGCTCTGCAACATGGGAACGTGCTTCGACTGCGTGGTGACCGTCGATGGAGAACCTCTCGTGCGGTCCTGCCTTCGCGACGTGTGCGACGGCATGCGCGTCACGCGGAACGAGGCCAGCTGA